From one Lycium ferocissimum isolate CSIRO_LF1 chromosome 7, AGI_CSIRO_Lferr_CH_V1, whole genome shotgun sequence genomic stretch:
- the LOC132064991 gene encoding pseudouridine kinase, with translation MNRFSDKSSPENETLGGIQSGFCKEGQVKKCRVEPVVIGGMVLDVNATSSIHANPRTTTPGKVIFSLGGVARNVADCISKLEARPFMISAVGFDLAGNMLLEHWESAGLSIEGIQRHQNIETAVVCHIFDQKGEVAAGVAHVESIEKFLTPRWIEKFKCKISSTPILMVDANLNSSSLEASCQMAAQFNTPVWFEPVSVAKSRRIASVVQYVTFASPNEDELVAMANAISGRDIFQPIRHSSTKLSKDSFFQMLKPAISVLLYKGVKVVVVTLGSEGVLLCSKGKSNLQKLAFKENQPSHLSRELYEAVNTVCPRDQFFGASMCEQISNLFAVHFPALPASVVRLTGAGDCLVGGTIASLCAGLDVMQSVAVGIAAAKVVVEVESNVPDEYCLAKLADNARSVYSGATMLLSQSKL, from the exons ATGAATCGTTTTTCCGATAAGAGTTCACCGGAAAATGAAACCCTTGGTGGCATCCAATCA GGTTTTTGCAAAGAGGGGCAAGTTAAAAAGTGTAGAGTAGAGCCAGTAGTGATTGGGGGTATGGTCTTGGATGTAAATGCCACATCTTCCATTCATGCTAATCCAAGGACCACCACTCCTGGAAAG GTTATCTTTTCATTGGGTGGTGTGGCAAGGAATGTTGCTGATTGTATTTCAAAGCTTGAAGCAAGACCATTCATGATAAGTGCTGTTGGATTTGACTTGGCCG GAAATATGCTACTGGAACACTGGGAATCTGCTGGATTATCCATAGAAG GTATCCAGAGACATCAGAATATTGAAACTGCTGTTGTTTGTCATATCTTTGATCAGAAAGGTGAAGTGGCAGCTGGTGTAGCTCATGTAGAGTCAATA GAGAAGTTTCTCACTCCAAGGTGGATAGAAAAGTTCAAGTGCAAAATAAGCTCCACTCCGATATTGATGGTTGATGCAAACTTGAACTCTTCTTCTCTTGAAGCATCTTGTCAAA TGGCTGCTCAGTTTAATACTCCAGTCTGGTTTGAGCCTGTATCGGTTGCCAAATCTAGAAGAATTGCTTCAGTTGTCCAGTAT GTAACTTTTGCATCACCTAATGAAGATGAACTTGTAGCCATGGCAAATGCAATATCTGGCAGAGACATATTTCAACCAATTCGCCATAGTAGTACTAAGCTGTCCAAGGACTCTTTCTTCCAAATGCTTAAACCTGCTATATCGGTTTTACTATACAAAGGTGTTAAGGTAGTTGTTGTAACACTTGGATCAGAAGGGGTACTCTTATGTTCCAAAGGAAAGTCCAATCTTCAGAAACTTGCTTTCAAGGAAAACCAGCCTTCTCACCTCAGTAGAGAGTTATATGAAGCTGTTAATACAGTTTGCCCAAGGGATCAATTTTTTGGTGCTTCAATGTGCGAGCAGATCTCAAATCTTTTTGCTGTCCATTTTCCTGCACTTCCTGCTTCAGTAGTGAGGCTTACAGGTGCTGGAGATTGCTTAGTTGGTGGAACGATAGCTTCTTTGTGTGCTGGTTTAGATGTCATGCAAAGTGTAGCAGTTGGGATTGCAGCTGCTAAAGTAGTTGTTGAAGTAGAAAGCAATGTCCCTGATGAATATTGTTTGGCCAAACTAGCAG ACAATGCAAGGTCTGTATACTCTGGGGCCACCATGCTTCTATCTCAATCCAAGCTGTAG
- the LOC132064995 gene encoding uncharacterized protein LOC132064995 — MVTVKIPNVAATCEKSKQSEIFMKLNLRTESHERGQEDVECEIGPISERIETDAQYPAITRTLKRGNEDQSVDDNSKAYRSENDDALKAKIGELKKENSTLSSVVKKTAESCRRLKIENKNLLQELKKICSKDEISRLEATNPPGNSQSVDDDEEHYQTTSKASDDFNTSADLCSDIGDSDPLPLLQLKKE; from the exons ATGGTCACAGTCAAGATTCCG AATGTGGCAGCGACATGTGAAAAATCTAAACAAAGtgaaatatttatgaaattaaacTTGAGGACTGAAAGTCATGAGAGGGGCCAGGAAGATGTAGAATGTGAAATTGGTCCTATATCAGAACGTATTGAGACAGATGCACAATATCCTGCAATTACTCGGACTTTAAAAAG GGGGAATGAAGATCAATCAGTTGATGACAATTCAAAAGCTTACCGAAGT GAAAATGATGATGCTTTAAAAGCAAAGATCGGGGAATTGAAGAAGGAAAATTCCACACTCTCTTCTGTAGTGAAGAAGACCGCAGAATCTTGCAGGCGACTTAAAATAGAGAACAAGAACTTGCTG caagaattgaagaaaatatgCAGCAAGGATGAGATCTCAAGACTTGAAGCCACGAACCCTCCTGGAAATTCACAATCTGTTGATGACGATGAAGAACACTACCAGACTACTTCAAAAGCATCAGACGACTTTAACACTTCTGCAGATTTATGTTCTGATATAGGAGATTCTGATCCACTCCCACTCTTGCAATTGAaaaaagaatga